GATCGGCGCTGCCAACGACCGGCGGCAACTACAAGTATCCCAGCCGCATGGTTTCTCCCGGGTTTACCTTTGTGGGAATATGGGTATACATCCTCGCGACGTTTTTCGGGCAGATACCGCTCTACAGCATGGCCTGCGCCCGGTACGCACGATTGTTCTTTCCGGGATTATCCATCGAGCTGTTTGCCGTTGTCCTCATCTCGTTCCTGTTCATAATCAACATCATCGGGATAAAACCGGCGGTGCAGGTCCAGGGCGTCCTGGTGATACTCGCGGTCGCAGCGAAGCTCTACTTTTCCGGGAACGGCCTTATTCAGTTTCACGCGGAATACATGGATGATTTCATGCAGATGGGGACCGGGAGCCTCTTCCTGGGGGTCGGGCTGTTAACCTTCACCTATCTCGGCTCCAACGGAATCATAGAGCTCGGCGATGAGATCAAAAATCCGGGGAAGGTGATCCCGCGGGCGTATTTCATCACGTTCCCCGTCGTGACCATCGTCTACCTGACGATCGCGTTCGCCGCCGTGGGTGTGGTTCCCTGGCAGGGCCTTGTCGGTGTCGATGAGCCACTCATCGCGGTGAGCCAGTCCTGCCTGGGTCCGGCGGGTGTGGCCTTTTTCGTATTGTGCGGCGCGATTGTCGCGCTTGTTTCCACGTTGAACGCGCTGTTCATCATAGGAACCAAGTCCCTGCTCATGATTATCAGCGACGGTCTTCTGCCGGCGTTCCTGGGCAGGATTCACAAGCGCTTCGGTACGGCGCATATTCTCTTTATAATAATCTGGATACTCTCGATCTGCGGCGTGCTGTCCGGGCTTTCGCTCGAGACGTTCGCGTCCTATTCCGCGCTTGCGGGGATTCTCATCTTTCTCCCCCTGCTCATCGCGTCGCTCAGGCTGCCGAAACTGTACCCCGATAAATACGCACAATCGGAATTCAAACTGAAGGGATTCTGGCTCTATTTCTGTCCCATCATGGGCTTCGTCCTGATCCTGTTTTTCAGCGCGGTCATACTGGCGGACCTCAAATCTCCCATGAAGATAGGCTTCTTTCTTTTATTCATCCTGAGCGGATTCGTATACTACATGCTGAGGAAGCGTTACCTCAAATCAAAGGGAATAAACCTTGATGACCTGAGAACGAAAGAGGAATGGAAATAAAGGAGCTGCGGTGCTAGATTCCTCTGGACCGCCG
Above is a genomic segment from Spirochaetota bacterium containing:
- a CDS encoding amino acid permease, with the translated sequence MAIDGLKRVLGLPEVTFISIGMTMGAGIFVFTGIVLKIVGPALPLAYAIAVIPVFLSMLPLAMLGSALPTTGGNYKYPSRMVSPGFTFVGIWVYILATFFGQIPLYSMACARYARLFFPGLSIELFAVVLISFLFIINIIGIKPAVQVQGVLVILAVAAKLYFSGNGLIQFHAEYMDDFMQMGTGSLFLGVGLLTFTYLGSNGIIELGDEIKNPGKVIPRAYFITFPVVTIVYLTIAFAAVGVVPWQGLVGVDEPLIAVSQSCLGPAGVAFFVLCGAIVALVSTLNALFIIGTKSLLMIISDGLLPAFLGRIHKRFGTAHILFIIIWILSICGVLSGLSLETFASYSALAGILIFLPLLIASLRLPKLYPDKYAQSEFKLKGFWLYFCPIMGFVLILFFSAVILADLKSPMKIGFFLLFILSGFVYYMLRKRYLKSKGINLDDLRTKEEWK